One Nicotiana sylvestris chromosome 12, ASM39365v2, whole genome shotgun sequence genomic window carries:
- the LOC138883035 gene encoding uncharacterized protein, protein MEPYEALYGKRYRSPTGWFEASETNLLGPDLVQEAMDKVQLIIQRLLTAQSRQKSYSNKRRRDLVFTFGDKVFLRVSPMKGVMRFGKKGKLSPKFIGLYEISYRVGVVAYRLALPPELTFIHPMFDVSMLKKCISDSSQVIEAPAIPLDEKLSYEEKPMAIVDRQVRKLRSKEIVFVKFLWRNHTVEEANWEVEKDMQAKYPHLFQSTSANLS, encoded by the coding sequence ATGGAACCGTACGAAGCATTATATGGCAAAAGATATCGTTCTCCTACCGGATGGTTTGAAGCTAGTGAGACTAACTTATTGGGACCTGACTTAGTACAAGAAGCTATGGACAAAGTCCAGTTGATCATACAGAGATTGCTTACAGCTCAAAGTAGACAAAAGTCTTATTCtaataagagaagaagagatttaGTGTTCACATTTGGGGACAAAGTGTTCCTACGAGTCTcccctatgaaaggtgtgatgcggtttgggaaaaaaggcaagttgagccccaAATTTATAGGACTGTATGAAATATCATATCGAGTGGGAGTTGTGGCTTATCGTTTGGCACTTCCTCCTGAGTTGACCTTTATTCATCCAATGTTTGATGTCTCAATGTTAAAAAAATGTATATCAGACTCATCTCAGGTGATTGAAGCACCTGCTATACCGCTTGATGAAAAGTTGTCTTACGAGGAGAAGCCGATGGCAATTGTTGATAGACAAGTAAGAAAGCTACGGTCAAAAGAAATTGTGTTCGTTAAATTTTTATGGAGGAATCATACTGTTGAAGAAGCTAATTGGGAAGTAGAAAAAGATATGCAAGCGAAGTATCCCCATTTGTTTCAGTCTACAAGTGCGAACTTGAGTTAA